The DNA sequence ATCACGGCGGTCATGAACCGGGAGAACCCCAGGGTGATGACCAGCACCGGTAGCTTCGTGCGTGACTGGCCCGCCGCGACCGGGATCGCGGTGTCGGGAAACCACAGGTCGCACTGGGCGATCTCGCCCGGCTCGTAGACCGTCCGGTCGACCGGGTCCACACCGACGTACTCCGGCCGGATCACCGCCAGCCGTCTGCGTAACGGCGGCATCGAGTAGGGCCACTTGATCCGCTCGGCGATCACCGGCCCGGGCATCCGTGGCCACTCGGTCAGCAACGCCCTGATCCGTGGCTCGTAGGGGTCGACGACCGAGCCTCGTGGCTCACGTTCGTACTTCGGCGGCCGGTCGCTGGCCAACGCCGCCCGGACCGTGTTGCGGGCCACTCCCAGCCGGCGGGCGATCTCCCTGATGGGTACGCCCTCCGCACGATGCAACCGGCGTATTTCAGCCCAGTCCTCCACTTTCAGCACCCTCCTCACATACAGCAGGATGGGTCAGTTTTCGGAGACTCCTGGTGGGTCAGTTTTCAGGAAGCGGCGACACCTCGTAGGGCAGATGAGGACCGGACAACCACGGTGCCGACGCCGCGGCGATCGCAGGAGTTGCAATCCCTCGTAGGGCAGATGAGGACGTCGGCCCGGTGGGGTGAGACCGCCGGCCGGCTGTACGCGTTGCAATCCCTCGTAGGGCAGATGAGGACGCCTACGCCAACGCCGTCAGCAGCGACCTGCTCGTCATGTTGCAATCCCTCGTAGGGCAGATGAGGACATCCCCGAGGATCAGTGGCAGGCGATGGTCGACCGTTGCAATCCCTCGTAGGTGTCAGCTCCGCGTGAAAACTGACCACGTGGTTCCGGCTGAATCGGGACCACCTCCTGAAGCATCGGGAGGTGCTGAACGTGGAGGACTGGGCGGAGATCCGGCGGCTGCGGCGGTCGGAGGGTATGGCGATTCAGGCCATCGCACGGCGGTTGAGGATGTCTCGCAACACCGTGAAGAAGGCGTTGGCCAGTGATGAGCCGCCGCGGTACCGACGGGCGGCGAAGGGCTCGATCGTGGACGCGGTCGAGCCGCAGATCAGGGCGTTGTTGGCGGAGTTCCCGGACATGCCCTCGACGGTGATCATGGAACGGGTCGGGTGGACCCGTGGGAAGACGGTGTTCTGTGACCGGGTGCAGCGGCTGCGGCCGTTGTTCCGCCGGCCTGACCCGGCGCAGCGCACCGAGTACCTGCCGGGTGAGCTGGCGCAGTGTGATCTGTGGTTCCCGCCGGCGGACGTGCCCCTGGGGTTCGGTCAGGTCGGACGGCCGCCGGTGATGGTGATGGTGTCCGGGTACTCGCGGTGGCTGACGGCGGTGATGATCCCGTCCCGGCAGTCGGCGGATCTGCTGGTCGGACACTGGACGTTGATCTCCGGGTGGGGTCGGGTGCCCAGGACGTTGGTATGGGACAACGAGTCAGCGGTTGGCCAGTGGCGTGCCGGCAGGCCGCAGTTGACCGAGGCGATGAACGGCTTCCGTGGCACTCTCGGGATCCGCGTGCTCCAGTGCCGGCCGGCGGATCCGGAAGCCAAAGGCCTGGTGGAGCGGGCGAACGGCTATCTTGAGACGTCGTTCCTGCCCGGGCGCCGGTTCAGCTCGCCCCGGGACTTCAACGCCCAGCTTGCCGAATGGCTGGTACGGGCGAACCAGCGTCGGCACCGGGTGCTGGGCTGCCGGCCGGTGGACCGGTGGGAGGCCGACCGAGCGGCGATGTTGACGCTGCCGCCGGTCGCGCCGGTGGTCGGCTGGCGGCGGAGCACCCGTCTGCCCCGCGACCACTACGTCCGGCTGGACGGCAACGACTACTCGGTGCACCCGATGGTGGTGGGCCGCCGGGTCGACGTGGTCGCTGACGCCGACCGGGTGCAGGTGCTCTGCGAGGGCCGTCTCGTCGCCCGGCACGACCGGTGCTGGGCGCGGCATCAGAGCATCACCGACCCGGCTCACCGTCAGGCCGCCGCCGATCTGCGGACCGCCGCGCGGCAGGCGCCGGCACCGGCGGTCACGGCCGAGGTGGAGCACCGCAGGTTGGCCGACTACGACCGCATGTTCGGTGTCGATGCCGAGGCGGCCGCGTGATGGCCTCCAGAACGACCGGCAACCGCAACGTCTCCTCCGAGATCGCTTTCCTCACCCGTGCGTTGAAGGCGCCCTCGTTGGCGGCGTCGGTGGACCGGCTCGCGGAGCGGGCCCGGGCGGAGTCGTGGACGCACGAGGAGTTTCTCGCCGCCTGTCTGCAACGCGAAGTGGCGGCCCGGGAGGCCCACGGCGGTGAGGGGCGTATCCGGGCGGCGAGGTTCCCGGCACGCAAGAGCCTGGAGGAGTTCGACTTCGAACACCAGCGGTCGTTGAAGCGGGAGACGATCGCCCACCTGGGCACTCTGGACTTCGTGGCGTCGAAGGAGAACGTCGTGTTCCTGGGGCCGCCCGGCACCGGCAAGACCCACCTGTCCATCGGTCTCGGTATCCGGGCCTGCCAGGCCGGACACCGGGTCGCGTTCGCCACCGCCG is a window from the Solwaraspora sp. WMMD792 genome containing:
- the istA gene encoding IS21 family transposase, with protein sequence MLNVEDWAEIRRLRRSEGMAIQAIARRLRMSRNTVKKALASDEPPRYRRAAKGSIVDAVEPQIRALLAEFPDMPSTVIMERVGWTRGKTVFCDRVQRLRPLFRRPDPAQRTEYLPGELAQCDLWFPPADVPLGFGQVGRPPVMVMVSGYSRWLTAVMIPSRQSADLLVGHWTLISGWGRVPRTLVWDNESAVGQWRAGRPQLTEAMNGFRGTLGIRVLQCRPADPEAKGLVERANGYLETSFLPGRRFSSPRDFNAQLAEWLVRANQRRHRVLGCRPVDRWEADRAAMLTLPPVAPVVGWRRSTRLPRDHYVRLDGNDYSVHPMVVGRRVDVVADADRVQVLCEGRLVARHDRCWARHQSITDPAHRQAAADLRTAARQAPAPAVTAEVEHRRLADYDRMFGVDAEAAA
- the istB gene encoding IS21-like element helper ATPase IstB, with product MASRTTGNRNVSSEIAFLTRALKAPSLAASVDRLAERARAESWTHEEFLAACLQREVAAREAHGGEGRIRAARFPARKSLEEFDFEHQRSLKRETIAHLGTLDFVASKENVVFLGPPGTGKTHLSIGLGIRACQAGHRVAFATAAQWVSRLADAHHAGRLQDELVKLGRIPLVIVDEVGYIPFEAEAANLFFQLVSNRYERASLIVTSNKPFGRWGEVFGDDVVAAAMIDRLVHHAEVVSMKGDSYRLKDRDLGRVPAATKTND